The proteins below come from a single Aspergillus oryzae RIB40 DNA, chromosome 5 genomic window:
- the atfB gene encoding bZIP transcription factor atfB (predicted protein) gives MSVDQTLYSRTPTAMADPTCAGPAAFTAAGAFSQPDLMAFSLREEEPIWGFDTIAPSMASWQGKMEQQTFCNPNMERGLKNTHVRNGQPTPPPFDDKKLQTPMGEMYPVAQYAFNSSPPEYAPPKHRSSLSEQSQTDGYGVSTRRRKASAIDQCEQQQEREKREKFLERNRLAASKCRQKKKEHTKLLETRFREVSNKKGELESEIEHLRSEVLNLKNEMLRHAQCGDEAIKIHLAQMVRLITSKDTPNRDLVSPMRSPEQMAASTPHGLSFGFDGPMQLPSEMGSPLDQRRDSEQSIMTESSYTFSTDDSFEELINV, from the coding sequence ATGTCGGTGGACCAAACCCTCTACAGCCGCACTCCAACAGCGATGGCAGATCCCACCTGTGCCGGCCCAGCTGCCTTCACCGCGGCGGGCGCTTTCTCACAGCCTGACCTGATGGCTTTCTCGctccgagaagaagaaccgatCTGGGGCTTCGACACCATCGCGCCGTCCATGGCCTCATGGCAAGGCAAGATGGAGCAACAGACCTTTTGCAACCCCAACATGGAGAGGGGCCTTAAAAACACTCACGTCCGCAATGGACAACCAACACCGCCTCCCTTTGACGACAAGAAACTACAGACCCCCATGGGGGAGATGTACCCCGTGGCACAGTATGCCTTCAACAGCTCACCGCCCGAGTATGCACCCCCGAAACATCGCAGCAGCCTTAGTGAACAATCACAGACAGATGGTTATGGGGTCAGTACCCGACGTCGCAAAGCATCAGCCATCGACCAGTGTGAGCAACAGCAAGAGCGGGAGAAGCGGGAAAAATTCCTGGAACGGAACCGGCTGGCGGCCAGCAAGTGTcgacagaaaaaaaaggagcaCACGAAGCTCCTAGAGACCCGGTTTCGCGAGGTATCCAACAAGAAAGGAGAGCTCGAGTCCGAAATCGAACACCTGCGCAGCGAAGTGCTCAACCTCAAGAACGAGATGCTGCGGCATGCGCAATGTGGAGACGAGGCCATCAAGATCCACCTCGCCCAGATGGTCCGGTTGATCACCTCCAAGGACACCCCCAACCGCGATCTGGTTTCTCCCATGCGATCCCCTGAACAGATGGCGGCTTCCACTCCTCACGGGCTGTCATTCGGATTCGACGGTCCCATGCAGCTGCCCTCGGAGATGGGGTCACCGTTGGATCAGCGACGAGACTCCGAGCAGTCCATTATGACCGAGTCGTCCTACACATTCTCCACGGATGACAGTTTTGAAGAGCTGATTAATGTTTAG